The Microbacterium maritypicum genome contains a region encoding:
- a CDS encoding FadR/GntR family transcriptional regulator yields MASSSTTHPTHASAERSLELEHEPEHEQPHRLQGALFQPIGDEGRAELVERRLVDAITRGHLRAGERLPSEADLSKSLGVAPVTVREALLALRGRGLVVTRRGRNGGSFVAAHADPLTFAREAVRRTSRLALRDLGAHYAAITGACVRLAARRADPSETQRVRRRLERIEELDPEAQRRLLDDVQIEIVALSQSARLTREQMKLQAELSPFLRLVAHETENLRRQGAHLAAVIDAVEAGDPDAAGARTELMAAETIDALIRLQAATG; encoded by the coding sequence ATGGCATCGAGCTCGACGACGCACCCGACGCACGCCTCCGCTGAGCGCTCCCTGGAACTCGAGCACGAACCCGAGCACGAGCAGCCGCACCGTCTTCAGGGCGCGCTGTTCCAGCCCATCGGCGATGAGGGACGGGCGGAGCTCGTCGAGCGCCGCCTCGTCGACGCCATCACCCGCGGACACCTCCGCGCCGGCGAGCGCCTCCCGTCGGAAGCCGATCTCAGCAAGAGTCTCGGCGTCGCTCCGGTGACCGTGCGCGAAGCACTCCTGGCTCTCCGCGGACGCGGCCTGGTCGTCACCCGCCGTGGGCGCAACGGGGGCAGCTTCGTCGCCGCGCACGCCGATCCCCTCACCTTCGCCAGAGAGGCCGTGCGCCGCACATCGCGCCTGGCCCTGCGCGACCTCGGCGCCCACTACGCCGCCATCACCGGAGCCTGCGTGCGCCTCGCGGCGCGACGCGCCGACCCCAGCGAGACGCAGCGGGTGCGTCGCCGGCTGGAGCGGATCGAGGAGCTCGACCCGGAAGCGCAGCGCCGTCTGCTCGACGACGTGCAGATCGAGATCGTCGCGTTGAGCCAGTCGGCGCGCCTCACCCGCGAGCAGATGAAGCTGCAGGCAGAGCTCTCGCCCTTCCTGCGTCTCGTCGCGCACGAGACAGAGAACCTTCGGCGCCAGGGAGCCCACCTGGCCGCCGTCATCGACGCCGTGGAGGCCGGGGATCCCGATGCCGCCGGGGCGAGGACCGAGCTCATGGCCGCCGAGACCATCGACGCGCTGATCCGGCTCCAGGCAGCGACCGGGTAG
- a CDS encoding ABC transporter permease, giving the protein MLRLSRTSKIVLGVIVAIVLAFMYIPLALVVLNSFNSARIVSWPVSGFSLEWWGKAFTSEPVRAALLNSVLVASGATVIAVILGTLVAFALQRYSFFGQRAVNLLVVLPIALPGIVTGVALNNTYNQLLEPIGIQVGFYGMIIAHGTFCIVMVFNNVLARLRRMNPSIEEASQDLGASPWQTFRLVTLPQFRSALIAGAILAFALSFDEVYVTIFTAPPGVDTLPLWIMNQMARPNEANVVNVVATVVIVASFLPVWISQRLGKEVDERD; this is encoded by the coding sequence ATGCTGAGACTGTCCCGCACCTCCAAGATCGTCCTCGGGGTCATCGTCGCGATCGTCCTCGCGTTCATGTACATCCCGCTCGCGCTGGTCGTGCTCAACTCCTTCAACTCCGCGCGTATCGTCAGCTGGCCGGTGAGCGGGTTCTCCCTCGAATGGTGGGGCAAGGCGTTCACGAGCGAGCCTGTGCGCGCCGCGCTCCTGAACTCGGTACTCGTCGCATCCGGGGCGACCGTGATCGCCGTCATCCTCGGCACCCTCGTGGCGTTCGCGCTGCAGCGGTACTCGTTCTTCGGACAGCGCGCCGTGAACCTCCTGGTGGTGCTGCCGATCGCTCTCCCCGGCATCGTCACCGGCGTCGCCCTGAACAACACCTACAACCAGCTGCTGGAGCCGATCGGCATCCAGGTCGGCTTCTACGGCATGATCATCGCGCACGGCACCTTCTGCATCGTCATGGTCTTCAACAACGTGCTCGCGCGGCTTCGGCGGATGAACCCGAGCATCGAGGAGGCCTCGCAGGACCTCGGTGCGAGTCCGTGGCAGACCTTCCGGCTCGTCACGCTCCCGCAGTTCCGCAGTGCGCTGATCGCGGGGGCCATCCTCGCCTTCGCGCTCAGCTTCGACGAGGTCTACGTCACGATCTTCACCGCCCCGCCGGGCGTCGACACCCTGCCTCTGTGGATCATGAACCAGATGGCCAGGCCCAACGAGGCGAACGTGGTCAACGTGGTCGCGACGGTCGTCATCGTCGCCTCCTTCCTCCCGGTGTGGATCTCGCAACGGCTGGGGAAGGAGGTCGACGAGCGCGACTGA
- a CDS encoding iron-containing redox enzyme family protein, which translates to MTSSAPASTPASTPPLAFSDRGALSRAVIAHLTGSGEGSGHAALAEEAVAASADIARDDDIQLALFVLYASAYGSLPQLDPDLEWDPALVTTRRILEAAFERELRAGVPMPSLPEPTVDAVGRSLFALAEADTGPSLSRYFVKKATATQAQEMLIQRSAYTLREADPHSWAIPRLDGRAKAALVEIQSDEYGGGRPHRVHAALFARAMRAAGLDDTYGAYVDDLPAVTLASLNMMSMFGLNRRLVGSIVGHLAAYEMTSSIPCRLYADGLRRLGFGSDVSDYFDEHVEADAVHEQIAARDLAGSLAEDHPELLPDIMFGAAACLTVDGWGGAHILDAWSTGTSSLRTRMPS; encoded by the coding sequence ATGACCTCATCCGCCCCGGCATCCACCCCGGCATCCACCCCGCCTCTCGCGTTCTCCGACAGAGGGGCGCTGAGCCGCGCCGTGATCGCGCACCTCACCGGTTCCGGCGAGGGATCCGGCCACGCGGCACTCGCCGAGGAGGCCGTCGCGGCGAGCGCCGACATCGCCCGCGACGACGACATCCAGCTGGCACTGTTCGTGCTCTACGCCTCCGCGTACGGGTCACTCCCGCAGCTCGACCCCGATCTGGAATGGGACCCCGCGCTTGTGACCACCCGGCGCATCCTCGAGGCGGCGTTCGAGCGCGAACTGCGTGCCGGCGTGCCGATGCCGAGCCTGCCGGAGCCGACCGTCGATGCCGTCGGTCGGTCGCTCTTCGCTCTCGCGGAGGCCGACACGGGGCCGAGCCTTTCCCGGTACTTCGTCAAGAAGGCCACCGCGACGCAGGCGCAGGAGATGCTCATCCAGCGCTCGGCATACACGCTGCGCGAGGCGGACCCGCACTCCTGGGCTATCCCCCGACTGGACGGACGCGCCAAGGCCGCGCTCGTCGAGATCCAGTCCGACGAATACGGCGGTGGCCGTCCGCACCGTGTGCACGCTGCGCTCTTCGCGCGCGCCATGCGGGCGGCAGGTCTCGATGACACCTACGGTGCGTATGTCGACGACCTGCCCGCCGTCACTCTCGCCTCCCTCAACATGATGTCGATGTTCGGCCTCAACCGCCGCCTGGTGGGTTCGATCGTCGGCCACCTCGCCGCCTACGAGATGACCTCGTCGATCCCGTGCCGTCTGTATGCCGACGGCCTGCGTCGTCTGGGCTTCGGCTCCGACGTCTCGGACTACTTCGACGAGCACGTCGAAGCCGACGCGGTGCACGAGCAGATCGCCGCGCGAGACCTCGCCGGCAGCCTCGCCGAGGATCACCCCGAGCTGCTGCCCGACATCATGTTCGGTGCCGCCGCGTGCCTGACCGTCGACGGATGGGGAGGCGCGCACATCCTGGACGCCTGGTCCACGGGCACTTCCTCGCTTCGCACGCGGATGCCGTCATGA
- a CDS encoding ABC transporter ATP-binding protein, which translates to MIATAPAAPAAPEATRPDGTVTLSSVTKSFGEFTAVRDLDLEVASGEFLSMLGPSGSGKTTVLRMIAGFEDVTGGSIRLSGVDVTRTPPHARPVNTVFQDYALFPHLTIADNVGYGLRVRGEGKAARAARVQTSLEQVRLDHVADRLPHQLSGGQRQRIALARALILRPQVLLLDEPLGALDKQLREQMQIELKQIQREVGITFIFVTHDQEEALTLSDRVAVFNGGRIEQIGTARDVYERPQTEFVARFLGLSNLIGGDLAERLTGDRRTMSVRPERMRLIDREGTLAAGEVALDGTISEIVYTGPATRYLVATDAGIDLIAERPNTRHGADDDLARGHHVRAAWSPGHAARLP; encoded by the coding sequence ATGATCGCCACGGCCCCCGCAGCACCCGCAGCCCCCGAGGCCACCCGCCCGGACGGGACGGTGACACTGAGCAGCGTCACGAAATCCTTCGGCGAGTTCACCGCCGTCCGCGACCTCGACCTCGAGGTCGCCTCGGGGGAGTTCCTGTCGATGCTCGGGCCCTCGGGCTCGGGCAAGACGACGGTGCTGCGCATGATCGCCGGCTTCGAGGACGTCACCGGTGGCAGCATCCGCCTCTCCGGCGTGGACGTGACACGCACGCCGCCGCACGCACGTCCGGTGAACACGGTGTTCCAGGACTACGCACTCTTCCCGCACCTGACCATCGCCGACAACGTCGGCTACGGTCTCCGCGTCCGCGGTGAGGGGAAAGCCGCCCGCGCCGCCCGGGTGCAGACCTCGCTGGAGCAGGTGCGACTCGACCACGTGGCCGATCGCCTGCCGCACCAGCTCTCCGGCGGCCAGCGTCAACGCATAGCCCTGGCCCGCGCGCTCATCCTGCGTCCGCAGGTGCTGCTGCTCGACGAGCCGCTCGGCGCGCTCGACAAGCAGCTCCGCGAGCAGATGCAGATCGAGCTCAAGCAGATCCAGCGCGAGGTCGGCATCACCTTCATCTTCGTCACCCACGACCAGGAGGAGGCGCTCACACTGAGCGACCGGGTCGCGGTGTTCAACGGCGGTCGGATCGAGCAGATCGGCACCGCGCGCGACGTCTACGAGCGCCCGCAGACCGAGTTCGTCGCGCGCTTCCTCGGGCTCTCGAACCTCATCGGCGGAGACCTCGCCGAGCGCCTCACCGGCGACCGCCGAACCATGAGCGTGCGTCCGGAGCGGATGCGGCTGATCGATCGTGAGGGCACGCTCGCCGCGGGCGAGGTCGCTCTCGACGGGACGATCAGCGAAATCGTCTACACCGGCCCGGCCACCCGCTACCTGGTCGCGACCGATGCCGGGATCGACCTGATCGCCGAACGCCCCAACACCCGACACGGTGCCGATGACGATCTCGCTCGAGGACACCACGTCCGTGCCGCTTGGTCTCCCGGCCACGCGGCACGGCTTCCCTGA
- a CDS encoding cache domain-containing protein, protein MNTATDTAIQAAAAIVEDYFTAPVRTLLDWVDPFAAEVFDARAAGPLTRSRIDALVEPHALRTLDLPGVPVYGAGFIAAIDLLSDAHSHLAWWQGEDRRQLVLASQSLNKENIDYSALEWFRVPMATGEPHVAGPYVDYLCSDEYTITIAVPAEVDGRRIGVAGLDLLVSCVEQDLTHRFAALGCEVTLTNGVGRVVVSTDPRWATGDSVRGSGLADLPRVACAGVALDVIVDPR, encoded by the coding sequence ATGAACACAGCAACCGACACCGCCATCCAGGCAGCAGCCGCGATCGTGGAGGACTACTTCACGGCGCCCGTGCGCACCCTGCTCGACTGGGTGGACCCGTTCGCCGCGGAGGTCTTCGACGCCAGGGCAGCCGGGCCGCTCACGCGCTCGAGGATCGACGCGCTCGTGGAACCGCATGCGTTGAGGACACTCGACCTCCCCGGCGTCCCGGTCTACGGCGCGGGCTTCATCGCCGCGATCGACCTCCTCTCCGATGCCCACAGCCATCTCGCGTGGTGGCAGGGTGAGGACCGCCGGCAGCTCGTGCTCGCCTCGCAGTCGCTGAACAAGGAGAACATCGACTACAGCGCCCTGGAGTGGTTCCGCGTGCCGATGGCCACCGGCGAACCGCACGTCGCCGGACCCTACGTCGACTACCTCTGCAGCGACGAGTACACGATCACGATCGCCGTCCCCGCCGAGGTCGACGGCCGTCGCATCGGCGTCGCCGGCCTCGACCTGCTCGTGTCGTGCGTCGAACAGGATCTGACGCACCGCTTCGCCGCCCTGGGGTGCGAGGTCACCCTGACCAACGGCGTCGGCCGCGTCGTGGTCTCGACCGATCCGCGCTGGGCAACCGGCGACTCGGTCCGCGGCAGCGGACTCGCCGACCTGCCGCGCGTGGCGTGCGCTGGCGTGGCCCTCGACGTCATCGTCGATCCGCGCTGA
- a CDS encoding phytanoyl-CoA dioxygenase family protein yields the protein MFTSNGYTLDDSPSRLGWIEPVPDAIRTDKQALWSRLRRDGYLFLPQQLDPQLVTAFREHYFTAMADTGIVEPGSDPAVGVGAQGAIDRAKIRAVLFDDIVPGERYAALTAHPDIRGWFEWFLGDDVHLHRRKIIRHVRPGESGIGTATQAHYDLVYLREGSERVLSMWIPLGDCPAEQGGLTYLEGSHHWALAEERARGDRRPAASITADLPALADARDARWLMADYRAGDVMVHSSYIVHASTDNVDPQGRIRLSTDIRYQRASEPIDWRWQEHWHEDDGL from the coding sequence ATGTTCACCTCCAACGGATACACGCTCGACGACTCGCCGTCTCGGCTCGGGTGGATCGAGCCCGTGCCGGACGCCATCCGCACCGACAAGCAGGCGCTGTGGAGCCGCCTGCGCAGGGACGGCTACCTGTTCCTGCCGCAGCAGCTCGATCCGCAGCTCGTCACCGCGTTCCGCGAGCACTACTTCACCGCGATGGCGGACACCGGGATCGTGGAGCCGGGCTCCGATCCCGCCGTCGGCGTCGGAGCGCAGGGAGCGATCGACAGGGCGAAGATCCGCGCGGTCCTGTTCGACGACATCGTTCCCGGTGAGCGGTACGCGGCGCTGACCGCACACCCCGACATCCGCGGATGGTTCGAGTGGTTCCTCGGCGACGACGTGCATCTGCACCGGCGCAAGATCATCCGCCACGTCCGTCCCGGCGAGTCGGGGATCGGCACGGCCACGCAGGCCCACTACGACCTCGTCTATCTGCGCGAGGGCAGCGAGCGCGTGCTCTCGATGTGGATCCCCCTGGGAGACTGCCCCGCCGAGCAGGGCGGCCTCACCTACCTCGAAGGCAGTCATCACTGGGCGCTCGCCGAAGAACGCGCGCGCGGCGACAGGCGCCCGGCCGCATCGATCACGGCCGACCTCCCCGCGCTCGCCGACGCGCGCGACGCCCGCTGGCTGATGGCGGACTATCGCGCGGGCGACGTGATGGTGCACTCCTCCTACATCGTGCACGCCAGCACCGACAACGTCGATCCGCAGGGGCGCATCCGCCTCTCCACCGACATCCGCTATCAGCGGGCGTCCGAGCCGATCGACTGGCGCTGGCAGGAGCACTGGCACGAGGATGACGGTCTGTGA
- a CDS encoding ABC transporter permease: MKRRLRIAGLLALPMTWLIGIYIFSLVMLLVTAFWITDPFTSKVKPGFTLRNFEQLFVNPAYLSTSMRTLGIALAVTVLAILISVPLGIFMAKVASPWLRALLAVSITLPLWAGYLVKVLAMRITFTEQGFANWLLAPFGLSGPGFSVLTVVLTLTYLWLPYMAVPVYTAIRQVPPNLFDASADLGAGSWRTIASVVLPIIKPALIAGSVFTFSLSLGDYLVARFVGGDTQMIGSVIASNINLNPPLAAAYSLVPIAFVVIYLVSVQRTGALERM; encoded by the coding sequence ATGAAGCGCCGCCTCCGGATCGCCGGGCTCCTGGCCCTTCCGATGACCTGGCTCATCGGGATCTACATCTTCTCGCTGGTCATGCTCCTCGTGACCGCCTTCTGGATCACCGACCCCTTCACCTCCAAGGTGAAGCCGGGGTTCACGCTGCGCAACTTCGAGCAGCTCTTCGTCAACCCCGCCTATCTGTCGACGTCGATGCGCACGCTGGGCATCGCCCTCGCCGTGACGGTGCTCGCCATCCTCATCTCGGTGCCCCTCGGCATCTTCATGGCCAAGGTCGCGTCGCCGTGGCTGCGGGCGCTGTTGGCCGTGTCGATCACCCTGCCGCTGTGGGCCGGGTACCTGGTGAAGGTCCTCGCGATGCGGATCACGTTCACCGAGCAGGGGTTCGCGAACTGGCTGCTGGCGCCGTTCGGTCTCTCCGGACCGGGTTTCAGCGTGCTCACTGTCGTGCTCACCCTGACCTACCTGTGGCTGCCGTACATGGCCGTGCCGGTGTACACCGCGATCCGCCAGGTGCCGCCGAACCTCTTCGACGCTTCCGCCGACCTCGGTGCCGGGTCATGGCGAACGATCGCATCGGTGGTGCTGCCGATCATCAAGCCGGCCCTCATCGCCGGCTCCGTCTTCACGTTCTCCCTGAGCCTCGGGGACTATCTGGTCGCCCGGTTCGTCGGCGGAGACACCCAGATGATCGGCAGCGTGATCGCATCGAACATCAACCTGAACCCCCCGCTGGCGGCCGCGTACTCGCTGGTACCCATCGCGTTCGTCGTCATCTACCTGGTGAGCGTGCAGCGCACCGGCGCACTGGAAAGGATGTGA
- a CDS encoding helix-turn-helix domain-containing protein, with protein sequence MTQPSSWSHYAAPRHAMRRLLISCHGAGEQSGPQPPFRRRSLPTRGLVYISEGHGEYEEYEPHGRKVPVLGPAVIWLTPGTLHGYGSDARGWSEHWVLFEGESFAAFEASGLGGHHRPVQALARPVDDADEIFDQLREAVGAVGPRAEIAASVATQRLLLAILEAADPVEGTTDGASVIDLVSRDATRTLSVAARAAAVGLSTRELGVLVRAATGLTVNDFVIEVRIARAQSLLAETALDVGQIAAQVGYDDAAYFSRIFHRRTGAAPSAFRRQQAREHIDENRPSRAESVPENPII encoded by the coding sequence ATGACGCAGCCGTCCTCCTGGTCCCACTACGCCGCACCGCGACATGCGATGCGGCGACTGCTGATCTCGTGCCACGGTGCGGGGGAGCAGTCGGGCCCGCAGCCGCCGTTTCGTCGACGGTCGCTTCCGACCCGCGGCCTGGTCTACATCTCCGAGGGGCACGGGGAATACGAGGAGTACGAACCGCACGGCCGGAAGGTGCCGGTCCTGGGGCCGGCGGTGATCTGGCTGACCCCCGGAACGCTCCACGGGTACGGCTCCGACGCCCGGGGATGGTCCGAGCACTGGGTGCTGTTCGAGGGCGAGTCGTTCGCGGCGTTCGAGGCGAGCGGACTGGGAGGACACCATCGCCCGGTGCAGGCGCTCGCGCGTCCGGTGGACGACGCGGACGAGATCTTCGATCAGCTGCGAGAGGCCGTGGGTGCGGTGGGTCCGCGAGCGGAGATCGCCGCCTCCGTCGCGACCCAGCGGCTTTTGCTCGCCATCCTCGAGGCCGCCGATCCGGTGGAGGGGACGACGGACGGCGCGAGCGTCATCGACCTCGTCAGCCGCGACGCCACCCGCACCCTGTCGGTCGCCGCGCGCGCCGCCGCGGTCGGGCTCTCCACCCGCGAGCTGGGGGTGCTCGTGCGGGCCGCGACCGGGCTCACCGTGAACGACTTCGTCATCGAGGTGCGCATCGCGCGGGCGCAGTCGCTCCTGGCGGAGACGGCTCTCGATGTCGGTCAGATCGCCGCGCAGGTCGGCTACGACGACGCTGCCTACTTCTCCCGCATCTTCCACCGCCGCACAGGAGCTGCGCCCTCGGCGTTCCGGCGACAGCAAGCCCGAGAACATATTGACGAGAATCGTCCAAGTCGTGCCGAGAGCGTCCCGGAAAATCCAATTATCTGA
- a CDS encoding CDGSH iron-sulfur domain-containing protein, whose protein sequence is MSAGHDRPTITPYPDGPLLVRGDVELQTTEGEPIAPHRRTVALCRCGLSALKPFCDGTHKATGFRTDD, encoded by the coding sequence ATGAGCGCCGGCCACGACCGCCCGACGATCACGCCGTACCCCGACGGCCCGTTGCTCGTGCGCGGCGACGTGGAGCTGCAGACGACCGAGGGCGAGCCGATCGCACCCCACCGCCGCACGGTGGCCCTGTGCCGATGCGGACTCTCCGCCCTCAAGCCGTTCTGCGACGGCACCCACAAGGCGACAGGCTTCCGCACCGACGACTGA
- a CDS encoding DNA/RNA non-specific endonuclease has protein sequence MTDGYDVDFLGTRLPLPLPAQTVRTLPYPRFTVLLDPERRLAAVTAVNIDGSTLQNLPRTGDWRLDERLPPDEQAGPEVYARNDLDRGHLVRRRDPGWGAVATARAASEATFFYPNAAPQAAGFNQSKQLWLGLEDHVLAYAETTEQRVSVFTAPVLAENDPSYRGIRVPLRFWKIAAWHGHDGLAAAGFVLDQSALVDTREGTLDVAPLGGFRTFQVPIADIAALTGIDLAAMITADVLMRPGARETAWRALDSAGDIVL, from the coding sequence ATGACCGACGGCTACGACGTGGACTTCCTCGGCACGCGACTCCCCCTCCCTCTCCCCGCCCAGACCGTGCGCACACTCCCGTATCCCCGGTTCACGGTGCTGCTCGACCCCGAGCGGCGGCTCGCCGCGGTGACGGCCGTGAACATCGACGGCTCCACGCTGCAGAACCTGCCGCGCACCGGCGACTGGCGACTCGACGAGCGCCTTCCGCCCGATGAGCAGGCGGGGCCCGAGGTGTACGCCCGCAACGACCTCGATCGCGGGCACCTCGTGCGTCGACGCGACCCGGGGTGGGGAGCGGTCGCGACCGCGCGCGCGGCGAGCGAGGCGACGTTCTTCTATCCCAACGCCGCACCGCAGGCCGCCGGCTTCAACCAGTCGAAGCAGCTCTGGCTCGGCCTAGAAGACCACGTGCTCGCCTACGCCGAGACCACCGAGCAGCGCGTGTCGGTGTTCACCGCCCCGGTCCTCGCCGAGAACGATCCGAGCTACCGCGGCATCCGCGTGCCGCTCCGGTTCTGGAAGATCGCGGCCTGGCACGGCCACGACGGCCTTGCCGCAGCCGGCTTCGTGCTCGATCAGTCCGCCCTGGTCGACACACGGGAGGGGACGCTCGACGTCGCGCCGCTCGGCGGCTTCCGCACGTTCCAGGTGCCGATCGCCGACATCGCGGCGCTGACCGGCATCGACCTCGCCGCGATGATCACGGCCGACGTGCTCATGCGGCCGGGCGCCCGCGAGACCGCATGGCGGGCCCTCGACTCGGCGGGCGACATCGTGCTCTGA
- a CDS encoding endo alpha-1,4 polygalactosaminidase, giving the protein MALVLTACSAASTILPSPAIALPPSGAVPDYQLGGAYDPSPEVGIVGRDRGAEPAPGVYSICYVNGFQTQPGELDAWPRELLLQRDGEVVFDPDWPDEALIDTSSAAHREKIADTVIPWIEGCADAGFDAVEFDNLDSYSRSGGSLSLDDNLALAALLVDAAHAVGLAAGQKNAAEDAALLHERAGFDFAVTEECAAYEECGAYTAVYADHVIDIEYTDELPRPFAEMCADDSSPDSMVLRDRDLVTPDDDAYAFETCD; this is encoded by the coding sequence GTGGCGCTCGTCCTCACGGCGTGTTCCGCAGCATCGACGATCCTTCCGTCGCCCGCCATCGCCCTCCCGCCCTCGGGCGCCGTGCCCGACTACCAGCTCGGTGGCGCCTACGACCCTTCGCCAGAGGTCGGCATCGTGGGGCGCGACCGGGGCGCGGAGCCCGCACCCGGCGTGTACTCGATCTGCTACGTCAACGGCTTCCAGACGCAGCCCGGTGAACTCGATGCCTGGCCCCGCGAGCTGCTGCTGCAGCGCGACGGCGAGGTCGTCTTCGATCCGGATTGGCCCGATGAGGCACTCATCGACACCTCGAGTGCGGCGCACCGGGAGAAGATCGCCGACACGGTGATCCCCTGGATCGAGGGCTGCGCGGATGCCGGCTTCGACGCGGTCGAGTTCGACAATCTCGACTCGTACTCGCGGTCGGGTGGTTCCCTCTCGCTCGATGACAACCTGGCCCTGGCCGCGCTGCTCGTCGATGCCGCGCACGCCGTGGGGCTCGCCGCCGGCCAGAAGAACGCCGCAGAGGATGCGGCGCTGCTCCACGAGCGGGCCGGTTTCGACTTCGCGGTCACCGAGGAGTGCGCGGCCTATGAAGAGTGCGGCGCCTACACCGCGGTCTACGCCGACCATGTGATCGACATCGAGTACACCGACGAGCTTCCGCGCCCCTTCGCCGAGATGTGCGCCGACGACAGCTCTCCGGATTCCATGGTGCTCCGCGACCGTGACCTCGTCACTCCCGACGACGACGCCTACGCGTTCGAGACCTGCGACTGA
- a CDS encoding extracellular solute-binding protein, with the protein MRKKILATTAMAAVAVLALSGCATGGETASEGSGELQIDVPDIAMQEELGDYEGEVNIVAWSGFVEPAWSDAFTAETGCVVNRRVAGTSDEMVQLMRTGDYDLVSASGDASLRLIAGGDVQPLNLELIPNFGDDIVEGMKGQIYDTINGKSYGIPIGRGANILQYNSDVVTEEPTSWDVAWEKDSPYAGKVIAYDAPIYIADAAVYLMAHEPDLGITNPYALDEKQLKAAVELLKQQNEIVSEYWSDPAAQITSFAGGTTVLGTSWEVLRKLTEDDRFKSVLPEEGSTGWSDAWMLAAESKSPNCAYAWMDYSSSPEVNGAIAMNFGMAPANAAFCDTSEEAKAHCDYFNATDEEYFKKVWFWTTPIEQCIDGRTDVTCTNFQQWTDAWLSVKG; encoded by the coding sequence ATGCGTAAGAAGATCCTGGCCACCACGGCGATGGCGGCCGTCGCCGTCCTCGCCCTCTCCGGCTGCGCCACCGGAGGCGAGACGGCATCCGAGGGCTCCGGCGAACTCCAGATCGACGTTCCCGACATCGCCATGCAGGAGGAACTCGGCGACTACGAGGGCGAGGTGAACATCGTCGCCTGGAGCGGATTCGTCGAGCCGGCGTGGAGCGACGCGTTCACCGCCGAGACCGGATGCGTGGTGAACCGCCGCGTCGCCGGAACCAGCGATGAGATGGTGCAGCTCATGCGCACCGGCGACTACGACCTGGTCTCCGCCTCGGGCGACGCGAGTCTGCGCCTGATCGCGGGCGGCGACGTGCAGCCGCTCAACCTCGAGCTCATCCCGAACTTCGGCGACGACATCGTCGAGGGCATGAAGGGCCAGATCTACGACACCATCAACGGCAAGTCGTACGGCATCCCGATCGGCCGCGGCGCGAACATCCTGCAGTACAACAGCGACGTCGTCACCGAGGAGCCCACCAGTTGGGATGTCGCATGGGAGAAGGACAGCCCCTACGCGGGTAAGGTCATCGCCTACGATGCCCCGATCTACATCGCCGACGCCGCGGTGTACCTCATGGCGCACGAGCCCGACCTCGGCATCACGAACCCGTACGCGCTCGACGAGAAGCAGCTGAAGGCCGCCGTCGAGCTGCTCAAGCAGCAGAACGAGATCGTGTCGGAGTACTGGTCCGACCCCGCCGCGCAGATCACGTCGTTCGCGGGCGGCACCACGGTGCTCGGCACCTCATGGGAGGTGCTGCGCAAGCTCACGGAGGACGACAGGTTCAAGAGCGTGCTGCCCGAGGAGGGCTCGACCGGCTGGTCGGACGCCTGGATGCTGGCCGCCGAGTCGAAGAGCCCGAACTGCGCGTACGCATGGATGGACTACTCGTCCTCGCCGGAGGTGAACGGCGCGATCGCGATGAACTTCGGCATGGCCCCGGCCAACGCCGCGTTCTGCGACACCAGCGAGGAGGCGAAGGCGCACTGCGACTACTTCAACGCCACGGATGAGGAGTACTTCAAGAAGGTCTGGTTCTGGACGACGCCGATCGAGCAGTGCATCGACGGCCGCACCGACGTCACCTGCACCAACTTCCAGCAGTGGACGGACGCCTGGCTCTCGGTCAAGGGCTGA